The nucleotide window AGTAACCATCCGGCCCGAAAGCTGGATATTCGTCGCTTCCCGGGCCGAAACTGACCTGCCGTTCGCGCGACGTTTCCAGATCGTGCACAAAAATGCGGTGTCCGCTTCCGGTGCGTCGGTTGTAGGCGATGTAGCGTCCGTCGGGACTGAGGCAGGGGTGCGTGTTGTAGGTGCCGTCCAACGTGATACGGCGGATCTTTCCGGTCTGCAGATCCATCATGTAGATATGCGGATTCCCTGCACGACCAGAGGTGAAGACCATGTGCCTGCCGGTGCGGTCAAAGCTGGGGGAAACGTCGATGAACGAGCTCTTAACGAGGGCGCGCTGGGGCTTGAAGGCAGAATCGAGCTTGTAGATATCCGCATGGCCGTGACGGTTGAGGGTCACCGCGAGGCCGCCACCGGGCATGAATTCCGGGCTGATGACGGACTGCCCGAGCTTATCGGTGTACAGCTCGGTCTTGCCGGTATTCTTCTCGTAAACACCGAGGTAATGGCTCTTTTCGCCGATGTGGGTAAAGGCCAGCCTGCTTCCGTCCGGAGACCATGCCGGGCCGAGGTTGAATCCGCCCATGGTGGTGATGCGGGTCAGTTCGCGTCCCTGCGGCAGGACGGTGTAGATTTCCTTACTCTTTCCGAGTTGACGCACGAAGGCCAGCGGGGAATCGAAGAAAGCCTTCTTGCCTGTGAGGGCGTCCACAAACGCCGAACTGAAGCGATCCGCGATATCCACGATATTGTCCTGCGTCACACGGCCATAGGCCTTGCCGATGATCATGCGCCGGCCGAAGGTATCATAAACGCGAACCTCAAGGCCGTTGCTGTTCCAGCCGGAGGT belongs to Desulfovibrio oxyclinae DSM 11498 and includes:
- a CDS encoding PD40 domain-containing protein, which gives rise to MKRLITICAALAMTLVLAAAATAQETLTVDIFGPGQRKVNMVILPPRALQDDLPPMAQTFEQTVENNLSYLPFLEETPMDQLLGGDPSTGVKSTEIDFRPLQLAKIDLVMTSGWNSNGLEVRVYDTFGRRMIIGKAYGRVTQDNIVDIADRFSSAFVDALTGKKAFFDSPLAFVRQLGKSKEIYTVLPQGRELTRITTMGGFNLGPAWSPDGSRLAFTHIGEKSHYLGVYEKNTGKTELYTDKLGQSVISPEFMPGGGLAVTLNRHGHADIYKLDSAFKPQRALVKSSFIDVSPSFDRTGRHMVFTSGRAGNPHIYMMDLQTGKIRRITLDGTYNTHPCLSPDGRYIAYNRRTGSGHRIFVHDLETSRERQVSFGPGSDEYPAFGPDGYFIAFASNRSGQYRLYLTTRHGDAAKMIKTGSGAAFAPAWDTALQ